The Brienomyrus brachyistius isolate T26 chromosome 9, BBRACH_0.4, whole genome shotgun sequence genome contains the following window.
TTACTGAGGTATAACAGCACTCTGAATAAGTACATCGGTTACACTGACATCGGAGTGAAAAACGCAGAGAGACTCAACACAGACGGATCAGCGGCAGCAGCGCACGCCGACCTGGACACATACTGCAAGCACAACGCTGCGAATTTCTTTAAGAACATACTGTATCATACAGGTGAGAGACACTGAGCGGAGTGAGAAACGGCGCAAGGAGGAGCGTCGGCAGGACAGTTACTGtacttattatttatttataaacgtCAGAAACGGCAGTAGGACGAATTCAGCGCCTTACTGAATAACTGAAGCCGCGAACAGACATACTGAGGGAAACGTACAGAAAggcaattgggggggggggggggggggttatgtgcTGTGAGGAAGACGGGTGCAGCAGCTTGCAGGAAGCAGCTAACAGGGGATGATGGCTGACCTGTGCAGTTTAATGCACATAGCACTTAATCCTCTTTCATGTACGTCTCTTTATTTGTCTACATAATTATGGTGAATTCAGAAATTCTTTTTATGTTATACTTGTATTTGAATTATTTTGAGTGGTGTTGGCATTCATTCTCATTAGCACTCCATAGCCTGGGTTCTTCATAACCTGGTTCTCTTGGTGATGTGTCTGATTATCTGCTTCTGACATAATCTCCCCAGGATTTGTTTATTAATTATGATTCTCTTCCATTACATTTTAGTTGAACCCACTGTTGAGGTTACAACTGCAAAGGGCTCCAGTGAGCGACACACCATGAAGCTGCAGTGCAGCGCGTATGACTTCTACCCTGAAGGAATCAAACTGAAATGGCTGAGGAATGGAGTGGAGGTGAAGGACGGTGTGACTGCCACTGAGGAACTTTATAATGGAGACTGGTACCACCAGATCCACTCCTATCTGGAGTTCACACCCCAGTCTGGAGAGACCATAGAGTGTCAGGTGGAGCACAGCAGCCTAAAGCAGCCCAAGACCTATAAATGGGGTAAGACGAAAGACCAACAGTGTCAAAAGATCATCAGGGTTAAAGAGGTGAACACTATTTGCTAGGACAAGCATTTCTTGAAAATGCGCTTAGttttctttattacttttattaaaACTTTGTGGGATACGTTTATTTTTCAGTTAGTAGCTGTTTGAAATGAATTCCAACAAAAATTACTAATGTTCAATTTACAAATCAGTTACCCATTCAAGCATCAATTGCcggaggaaaccagagccccCAGAGGAACATGCAAATACCAGAAACATacacaataaattaattaaatcccTATTCAGATTTATGATACACTGTTGACTCCTAAGATCTTGTGTTTTCAGACCCATCAGTGCCTGAAGGAAAGAGAAACAAGGTGATCATTGGGGCCTCTGGCTTGGTGCTGGGGCTCGTGTTCTCCATCGTTGGATTGGTCTATTACAAGAAGAAGTCCACTGGTGAGAAGCCAAATCAGCATCAGCAGTAAACATTTCACCACAGTGTGTGTCTGATGAATAATGCTCTATGCTTCATGTTTGTCCTTGTTCAACAGGGAGAATTTTGGTACCATCAAGTTAAGGTAAGAATTACATTAactaaaaataaacataatatTATTGCATAAACACACTGGAACAGTATAAGTATTTTAGCAGAAAAAGACTAAACGAGAAGTTTTTATATTATAAAAGCAATATACCACATGTACACCTGCCTTCATAATTAAAATTTTATCTTCATTCTCAGGTGCAGAAGAAGGGCCTGGATTGTGGTGATGTGTTTGATTACTCAGGATGATTTATGTTTTTGCCATTAACATTATGTATATGCAAGTCTTGTATGTATGAATACAgtataatgtagaattttattATGCTAAATTGCACCAGTTTGATATTTTTATATGTAACACATATTACTGTATTTCCAGACAAGGGCTAGAGTACTCTGCTGTATATGTGTCCTTTTTATATTGGGTTTGATGTCATAACAGGTAAATTTCAGTTTTGCTCAGCAAGGAAAGAGGTAGCAATCATGCTCAGAatttattcttttaattaaaaatccATCTTTATTGGTACATTGATATAGTACTGATTGAGATTGTAAGAATGGATTCCTGTGTGATGTATTCACAGCTTCTTGTGAGGAGTCAGTACCATGTGATCAGATTCATTGTTAAGCAGCAGGTCTCAGCTGGACCCCACCAGTCATAAGCCAAATCATGGAagactgtgaaacagcaaaagcaGAATTACACTCAGAGTTGACTTTACCAGAAAACATattttcctagatttattctcaCTGACTCACTAGCTGGCTTATGACATTTTTCAAATTTAGAATCGATTGACAAGTATTCTGAAATTGgattaaaaaaatttaatataTACCCAGAAACCCTTCCACTGAATACAATATAATtcattttctttattaaaattttgatGACAAAAAAAGACATAATCTCTTTAATACCAACAATATTTCTTGCATATATTACAGCAATTTAACAATGCAGTTGTATCTCTGGGTTCTGTATAAATCAATTTAATCAGTAATAAAAGTTTACAAGATTTTATTTCTTGTTTTGTTGGTTGTGCAGTTCTTTACATTTTCCTATAATTCTCTAACTTAAATGCTTCTGGTTAATACATTACTAAGTATAAGCAATGTTCAGAAAATCTTTTTTCACAAATGTCACAGGAGGTGGTCTTTATAATAAAAGATGAAGACtcaaggaaggggggggggggttgattctGGGTTTTGTACCCACAATCGTCTTTTCACAATAAACAGCATCTTTACCTACTGAGCCATATACCACCTCATAggcaaaaatttattttatgttcCAGTTAAACCCGTGtctatgtattattttactaGGAGTTTAATAAAAGAccaaatatatttaaattttatggttCTTGAAATAATTGTATTGTTGAACTTATCAACATATGTCCATTGATTAGCAGTAACTGCCTATTCATCTTAGATGATGAATAGAGGATGTTCCTATATCCTGAAAAAAATGAAGCACTCACAAACATAATCAATTTAAAATTGACATAATATTGCAACTGAGTCTGAACTGGCCAGGAATCTACTGAAATACAGAGATATGTGAAACTGGCACAAACAGGCAGATCAGACTACAGGTCCAAATGTTTCAACATAATTGTATTAGGGTTTCAGCTCAATTCATTTCTATACTATACCCTTATATAAATCCAACATGCATATCTACTTACCCAGGGTATCACCAGGCTtgcagcagaggtggagatttcaggtccagagagtacaaatccagaccaggattttgtttcaaccaaccagttgaatataaagagtcaaagAGTCACAAGTcagagtattcaactggttggttgaaacaaaatcctgaactggatttgtactttctggacctgaaatcaccTCTGgcctgcagcctatcccagaaagcaCTGGGCATGAGGCAaaggacaccctgaatggggcGTCAGTCTCTGTCCAAGGTACATGCTGACACAATACAGACAATTTAGAGAAAACCATGTACATTACAAGTTTTTGACCTGCTGGATAAACCCACATAGACATAAGGAAAATGTAAGTTTTACATATGGACCTGGTGGCAGGAATTGAACCCCCTTCTCAGGAGGTGAGAGACTACACTGCCAACTACTGATACCATGATGCCATGGTGTAATGGAGTTCCACTCAATCAGTGATGTTGAGCAGCTGGTTGGTCTATGCTAATCAGTCCAAACAGTTAAGCTAATGATCTTTCAAAGATTTATAAGtgaaaaaaacctgaaggctgggAAGGCAGTAAAGATACATGAGAGCTGTGGTGATATGACTAGTTGAGGTCACTGTCCTTGTGCAGGATTTTGTTTATATTCCTTGAAAGTGATGCATTGgaatacatctatccatcctgGTCAGATTCAGGGGGTCCTGGAGCTGTAAAAGTATCTAACAAGGATGGTATAGTCATAAGGTCATTAGGTTGTACTGATAGGTGCAGCAGATACAGACCGTTGGATTCTTGAATGtactgaaatccatccatccattttccaaaccgcttatcctactgggtcgcggggggtccagagcctatcccggaatcaatgggcacgaggcagggaacaacacaggatgggggggccagcccatcgcagggcacactcacacaccaatcactcacacatgcacacctacgggcaatttagcaactccaattagcctcagcatgtttttggactgtggggggggaaaccggagtacctggaggaaaccccacaacgacatggggagaaca
Protein-coding sequences here:
- the LOC125749593 gene encoding H-2 class II histocompatibility antigen, E-S beta chain-like, producing MSPWFPSAFRALAALSALSAADGYFFHNQGECRYSSADLKDMEFIDRYYFNKLELLRYNSTLNKYIGYTDIGVKNAERLNTDGSAAAAHADLDTYCKHNAANFFKNILYHTVEPTVEVTTAKGSSERHTMKLQCSAYDFYPEGIKLKWLRNGVEVKDGVTATEELYNGDWYHQIHSYLEFTPQSGETIECQVEHSSLKQPKTYKWDPSVPEGKRNKVIIGASGLVLGLVFSIVGLVYYKKKSTGRILVPSS